One genomic window of Nocardioides daphniae includes the following:
- a CDS encoding AAA family ATPase codes for MYEHNPPPTPQRLHALSLTQWRQFEDLELDLSHRVTILTGENGTGKTTLLKLIGKHFQAPSSFIASPRREADGTMSWLADPDSRSNERSVGTFTYGTESGQLISAPAFIHSAGVNHNANVPALLPGIFIASHSRVGAHHGYGAIPLTFPSTSEILERGRGAAAVLLAGDSYGGPTIQSTIKETLISAAILGYGNQAMQPDPRALDIWVNFQEVLRSLLPSTLGFKQLAIALPELMIERDEGEAFLLEASSGGITKLIEIGWLLYLQSLETPEFTVCIDEPENHLHPSLQRTLLPGLLRAFPGARFIVATHSPFVVTASPDGHVYALEYEEGSVQARSLDFRGKAASADATLRRVLGVQSTMPVWVEQRLSEALNRAATQGSTQSLLSLHRQMNELGLNDEFPATLESLKEIAEARDEED; via the coding sequence ATGTACGAGCACAACCCGCCACCCACACCTCAACGCTTGCACGCTCTTTCCCTCACGCAATGGCGCCAGTTTGAAGACTTGGAGCTCGACCTAAGTCATCGCGTGACCATCTTGACGGGCGAGAACGGGACGGGGAAGACAACTCTGCTTAAATTGATAGGGAAACACTTCCAAGCCCCGTCAAGCTTTATAGCTTCCCCCAGACGGGAAGCCGATGGGACCATGAGTTGGCTCGCGGACCCGGACTCCAGATCAAACGAGCGCTCCGTGGGAACCTTCACCTATGGAACGGAGTCAGGACAACTAATTTCCGCGCCCGCTTTCATTCATTCAGCTGGAGTAAACCACAACGCCAACGTTCCCGCATTGCTTCCCGGAATCTTTATCGCGTCACACAGTCGCGTTGGAGCACACCACGGATACGGGGCAATTCCCCTAACTTTTCCCTCCACATCGGAGATCTTAGAACGCGGCAGAGGAGCTGCCGCCGTCCTCTTAGCAGGCGATTCGTACGGCGGCCCTACGATTCAATCGACCATCAAGGAAACGCTCATTTCAGCCGCGATTCTCGGCTACGGGAATCAGGCGATGCAGCCAGATCCGAGGGCACTCGATATTTGGGTGAACTTCCAGGAGGTCCTCCGCTCTCTCCTGCCTTCGACGCTCGGATTTAAGCAACTTGCAATTGCACTTCCGGAGCTCATGATTGAGCGCGACGAAGGAGAGGCATTCCTACTCGAAGCCAGCTCCGGTGGAATAACGAAACTGATAGAGATCGGATGGCTACTTTATCTCCAAAGTCTGGAAACCCCTGAGTTCACCGTGTGCATTGACGAACCAGAGAATCACCTCCACCCGAGCCTTCAACGCACCCTGCTGCCAGGACTACTCCGGGCCTTTCCAGGGGCACGCTTTATCGTCGCGACACATAGCCCGTTTGTAGTAACCGCCTCACCCGACGGGCATGTATACGCCCTCGAGTACGAGGAGGGGTCGGTGCAAGCAAGATCCCTTGACTTCCGCGGCAAAGCTGCCAGTGCCGACGCCACATTGCGCAGAGTCCTTGGCGTGCAAAGCACCATGCCAGTCTGGGTAGAGCAGCGTCTGTCCGAGGCCCTTAACAGGGCGGCCACACAAGGCTCGACACAATCGCTCCTATCCCTTCATCGCCAAATGAATGAGCTGGGCCTCAACGACGAATTCCCCGCTACCCTAGAATCTCTCAAAGAAATCGCTGAGGCTCGCGATGAGGAAGATTGA
- a CDS encoding HNH endonuclease, translating into MRKIERSSKPATLVKNSDLWTENYLNAVKGAKKDLPTPWKHPEIRSALEGDTFKKCAYCEVLISDCAYAHIEHIEPKSKVPSKVVEWENLTLACPRCNQNKSDYYEPQEPLLNPYADEPNEHLEFLAGGVYARPGSLPGRRTVLHLDLQRADLLWSRMTVFESFKRLLRLWEEADGEDRQLAALEVGRMLHPTNEFSAFLVAEARRVNFPVT; encoded by the coding sequence ATGAGGAAGATTGAGCGGTCATCCAAGCCGGCCACGTTGGTCAAAAACTCAGACCTTTGGACTGAGAATTATCTTAACGCCGTCAAAGGTGCGAAGAAAGATCTTCCCACCCCATGGAAGCATCCGGAAATAAGGTCGGCCCTAGAGGGCGACACGTTCAAAAAGTGCGCTTACTGCGAAGTGCTTATCAGCGACTGCGCGTACGCCCACATAGAGCATATCGAGCCCAAGTCCAAAGTCCCATCCAAAGTGGTCGAGTGGGAGAATCTCACACTGGCGTGCCCGCGGTGCAACCAAAACAAGTCAGACTATTATGAGCCTCAGGAACCACTACTCAACCCCTATGCTGATGAACCCAACGAGCACTTGGAGTTCTTAGCCGGCGGCGTGTACGCGCGCCCAGGGAGCTTGCCCGGTCGAAGAACCGTACTTCATCTGGATCTCCAACGTGCCGATCTTCTGTGGTCACGCATGACTGTCTTTGAGTCCTTCAAGCGACTTCTTCGCCTTTGGGAGGAGGCCGACGGCGAAGACAGGCAACTGGCGGCACTAGAAGTTGGCCGAATGCTTCACCCAACAAATGAGTTCAGCGCCTTCCTAGTAGCCGAAGCCCGACGGGTCAACTTCCCCGTTACTTAG
- a CDS encoding helix-turn-helix transcriptional regulator has protein sequence MTRGLPERLWTLEETAEFLAIPVATLYKLNHKRTGPPFFRVGRHCRYDPRAVLAWLQSPACRAVG, from the coding sequence ATGACCCGCGGTCTTCCGGAGAGGCTGTGGACCTTGGAAGAGACGGCTGAGTTCCTGGCTATCCCGGTGGCGACTCTCTACAAGCTGAATCACAAGCGCACGGGACCGCCGTTCTTTCGCGTTGGCCGTCATTGCCGCTACGACCCGCGAGCGGTGCTTGCGTGGCTCCAAAGCCCCGCGTGCCGCGCGGTGGGCTGA
- a CDS encoding tyrosine-type recombinase/integrase: MGPGTPRTASRVAAASLGGAQDHALPRGLVFYSREGKPLNRNYFNQTVWRPAQQAVGLVAERDNGMHALRHTCASLWLEHGVSIKAVSEYLGHADPGFTLRVYTHVMPSSGDKARQALDTALGQGRRPDAAASSTGAPWAHETALTDGN; this comes from the coding sequence TTGGGTCCTGGAACACCTCGAACGGCATCTCGGGTCGCTGCAGCCTCTCTCGGGGGAGCGCAGGACCACGCCCTCCCTCGGGGCTTGGTCTTCTACAGTCGTGAGGGCAAGCCGCTCAACCGGAACTACTTCAACCAAACCGTGTGGCGTCCTGCTCAACAGGCCGTCGGACTCGTTGCCGAGCGAGACAACGGGATGCATGCGCTACGGCATACCTGTGCATCGTTGTGGTTGGAGCACGGCGTCAGCATCAAGGCGGTGTCTGAGTACCTGGGCCACGCCGATCCAGGCTTCACGCTCAGGGTCTACACCCATGTGATGCCGAGCTCTGGTGACAAGGCGCGGCAAGCGCTAGACACGGCCCTCGGACAGGGCCGGAGGCCCGACGCGGCCGCGTCTAGCACTGGCGCACCCTGGGCGCACGAGACGGCGCTCACGGATGGAAACTGA